In Arthrobacter sp. MN05-02, the genomic stretch TTCGGCGCGGTCGAAGGGGGCGCCCTCCGCGGTGCCCTGCACCTCGACGAACGTGCCCGATCCGGTGACGACGACGTTCATGTCGGTCTCCGCGCGCACGTCCTCGACATAGGGGAGGTCGAGCATGGGGACGCCGTCGATGATGCCGACGCTGATCGCGGCGACCGTGTCCGTCAGCGGGGAGGCCGACGCCGGGATGAGCTTCTTGTCCTTGGCGTAGCGGATCGCGTCGGCGAGCGCGACGTAGGCGCCCGTGATCGCAGCCGTGCGCGTACCGCCGTCGGCCTGCAGGACGTCGCAGTCGAGGACGATCGTGTTCTCGCCCAGCGCCTTCGTGTCGATGATCGAGCGCAGGGACCGTCCGATCAGGCGGGAGATCTCGTGCGTGCGGCCGCCGATCCTGCCCTTGACGGACTCGCGGTCGGAGCGGGTGTTGGTGGCGCGCGGCAGCATGGCGTACTCCGCCGTCACCCAGCCCCTGCCCTCGCCCTTGAGCCACCGGGGCACGCCGCTGGTCAGGGAGGCCGTGCAGAGCACGCGTGTGTTGCCGAACTCGATCAGCGCGGATCCCTCGGCCTGCTTCGACCAGCCGCGGGTGATGCTGATGTTGCGCAACTGGTCGGGCGTCCGTCCGTCCGCCCGCAGCACGGGGGCAGCGGTGCCGGCGGAAGGAGGCAGGAAGGGGGAATTCGCGGGGGTCATGACTTCCAGTCTAGACGGGAGCACATGGGAGATCGCTGGCAGTGCTGCAGTGGACGGCCGACCGGCGGCGGCCTGCCGTTCCGCTCAGACGGTGTAGGACACCCCGGCGACCGCGACGGCGAGGTGGCCGTCGTAGCTCTGGCGGGCCTCGCTGACGGCCAGGTTCGCATCGTTCCACACCGGCAGGTGGGTGAGCAGGAGCCGCCGGGCGGCCGCGCGGGTCGCCACGTCCCCCGCCCGCTTGCCGGTCAGGTGCACACCGGTGATGGCGTCGTCGCGCCCCTCGTGGAAGGCGGCCTCGCAGAGGAAGACGTCCGCGT encodes the following:
- the rph gene encoding ribonuclease PH, with the translated sequence MTPANSPFLPPSAGTAAPVLRADGRTPDQLRNISITRGWSKQAEGSALIEFGNTRVLCTASLTSGVPRWLKGEGRGWVTAEYAMLPRATNTRSDRESVKGRIGGRTHEISRLIGRSLRSIIDTKALGENTIVLDCDVLQADGGTRTAAITGAYVALADAIRYAKDKKLIPASASPLTDTVAAISVGIIDGVPMLDLPYVEDVRAETDMNVVVTGSGTFVEVQGTAEGAPFDRAELDALLDLALLGTAQLAQIQLDTLRDSSGG